From the genome of Latilactobacillus curvatus JCM 1096 = DSM 20019:
AAATTGATCCAGTAATAATTGATCGAGTTCGCCTTTTTGTAGTTGAGCGAGTTTTTGTTTGTTCAGTTGCTTCAATGACATTGTTGGGTTTTGAAGGTGCAGATAAAAGGCCCCGGCTGGTTTTACCTTGCTTTGCGCTGGTAAAATTGCTGCTTGATCTTGCAAGACAGTTTCAAGGTATGTCAACATTTGCAATGCCAAACCATAGTATGCATCGCGGAAGCTAAAGCTGTGTTGACTGGATTTGTAATCAACAATTCCCAGGTAGGCTTGGTCGTTTAATGTCAGTTGATCGATCCGGTCAATTTTTCCCCGCACCTTAACCCGACGTTGATTGGGTAATTCGAATTCTAGACCAGCTAATCCTTGTTGGGCACCAACTTGGCCGAATAAGACTTCGGTTGCCAACGGTTTTAAGTTCGTTCGTTGACTCTGATCGCGCAATGTCCGGCTGACGCGTTTAATTGTTTGACTCAATTGTTGGCGAATGTAGCCCATTCGCGCTGATTTATTGAGGATCTTAAATTCTGGTTGTTCATACGCTTTTTGTAAGATTTCATCCGTCAATGCATCGATTTGTTGATTATCGAGATCGGGTAAGACTAAGCGTTGGGCTTGAATCATCTTGATAAATTGATCTAAGACTTGGTGGTAGAAATCACCGGTATTTGCAGGTGTCAGTTCAAAAATTGGGCGCTCGTTCAGTTTTAAGCCGTATTTTAAGAAATAAGCGTATTGATTTTGATAGAACTCTTCTAATTTCGAGATCGACGTATGGATTTCATTGCCATATAACCCAGTGACAATATCGCTTGTCAGTGCAACGGGTTGGTTATGGTACGCCAGACTTTGAAGGAGTTGATTGGTTAAGTAGTGACTAACAGGAAATTGTTGTAATAAACGATAAACAGTCTGCCATTGGTCAGGAATTAGTGTTTGCGTCGCTTGTGCTTGTCGCGCAACTTGAATCAAATCGCTTAACAAACTACGCCAAGAACCCGTAATTGGCGCTGTACTTGTCGGAATGACTTCTGCTAGAACGCGTTGCTCGGTTAAATGGAAGTAGTTTTTAATCCGGTCGACATAGGGGGATACCGTGTAGTTCGCCCCTTCCCCATTATTCAATGGATAAGTGAAATACAATCCTTCAGTACCACTTAAAAAGGCCAAGTAGTTCAGATAAGGTTCAAAGCTCATCTGACTAGCACTTGGATCAGTTAAGAATTGTTCTGAATTGAACCGATCGGTTAATAGTTGCCGATCATGGTCGGATAATAAGGCGCTGGTTTCAATCTGATCAGGCATCACTTGATCGGTCGCACCAATCATAAAGGTAATTTTGCGGCGTTTAGTCTGCACCATCCCTGATTCAGATAAAACGACCTGGTCGAGTGTCGATGGAATTTGCGCATATTGCGCCGTATTAAACCCGGCCGCTAGTAAATCCCAAAAGCCCTTTAGTTCGAAAGGTTGGTCGCCTAATAACGTCACATATTCATCCAACATCGTCATAAATGTTTGCCATGTCTGTTCCGGTTGGCCAGCTAAGGCAATTTGATTGGCTGCGAGTGCTTGGTCCCGCCAATTTAACAATTGTCGATCGACACCTTGTTCGATTAAGAATTGATAGAGCACTTTAGCGGCATCGCGCCCTGTTTTGGCACTGTCTAACCGTTTATAAAATGGTGGTAATACGGATTGAACATAATGCCGAATCCGATTGATCCGTTCCGTGAGCACTTCATCTTCTGTTGTTCGAACACCATCTTGGAAGGAACCGAACCGATAATATTGCCAATCGGCTGCGCTTAACCAATCATACCCTTCATACCCACTTTTTAAAATCAGATTTTCACACAAATCAAGATCAGCCCGGAATTCAGCGACTGATTGATAGTCATCTGGTATTAAAAGCTCCGTCTTCAAAAGCGCCATTACATCTTCATAGCGGTAGTAATGCTCTTTCACATCAAACAACGCTGCCAACATCGCAACAAGTGGATGGGCCGCCATTGTTTCCGGTAAATCGCAGAAGTACGGCACTTCGTATTCTGTAAAAATCGGCGCAATCATTGTTTCATAAGGGGCTAAATGCCGAGTCATAATCAAGAAGTCTCGGTAGCGATAGTGGCCGGTTTGGACTAAACGACGAATTTCACGGGCAACATACCGTAATTCGGTATACCGATTTTCGGCACCGATCACTTGAAGTTGCGTCGAATCGATTTCTGGTGCTGTTGGGATCTGACCGTGGTTTTCAGAAGCAACCCAGTACCGATCAAGCGCGAGTAACGTTGGTGAAACCCGCTGGTTAGTGGCAATCTGATCAGTCATGATGGGAATGTGATTTTGCTTGGCCTGTTGGTATAATTGATAATACGTACGCTCAGCTTGATAAAAGAAGCTGAGTTTTTCCGGTGGTTGTTGGTAATTAACATAGTCGGTAATTAAGGCTACGGTTAAGCTTGCTTGCTGCATTAAGACGGCGACTAGCGCTTGTTCTTGAGCCGTGAATTGTGCGAAACCTTCGATATAGAAATGACAATCGTGTAAGTCTTGTTTTTTTAAATAATCAGTTAAGGCATCAATTAACGTCGTATTTTCGATGAATTGCTTTTGCATAGCGGCTTCAAACGCCGTGGCAATAATGGTTATTTCCCGCAATTTAGTAGTCAGTTCGACTTCTTCGGGCGCTAGCTGGGCCGCAATCTCAGTTAGCTCATCGGGTGTAATACAGCCCACTTTAAGTTCCAATAGTTGGCTCGTTAATTGAGCAACAAAGCCTGTTTGATTGACTTCCCCACCAAATAAGCTGAGTTCTTCTGCATGTTCTTGCAAGAGGCGGTAGACAAGGATGTTTAACCCGGCGGTTGAAATCCGCGGAATCTGGTAGTACGGGGTATTTTTTATGAAATACCAAGCTAATCGACTTAATGAGAAGACTTGGACGCGTGAGGTTGCGACATACTCACTTCCAGGGGTTTTTAGGTCATTTAAAAGTGCGACTTCAGATTCAAATTTGATATGATTCGGGACCAAATAAAAAAAGCGGTCCGTGTTGGTGGCCTTAAGGTCTGTTTGTAGTTGCTTGACTAGTGTTTGATGGTGGTCATAACTAGCTGTACCAATAATAAATTTTAAGCTCATGGCGCCCACACTCCTTTGGCGTCATTTTACCATAGATAGACAAGTGATTGGGATAAAATCCGGCTAGTCCGTTGGTAAAAAGCGGGTATAATAGGAAACCCATTAACCTGTGCCCAATTTGATTTATGTGGCGGTCATTTTTGTTTTGCAGTATAGTAGTAAGGGTATCTTCAAGTCAGAAAAAGAGATTAAGGGTGATTGTATGCAGACTGGTGTTGGCCAAAGTCATGCGAAAATTATTTTAATTGGGGAA
Proteins encoded in this window:
- a CDS encoding PD-(D/E)XK nuclease family protein, translating into MSLKFIIGTASYDHHQTLVKQLQTDLKATNTDRFFYLVPNHIKFESEVALLNDLKTPGSEYVATSRVQVFSLSRLAWYFIKNTPYYQIPRISTAGLNILVYRLLQEHAEELSLFGGEVNQTGFVAQLTSQLLELKVGCITPDELTEIAAQLAPEEVELTTKLREITIIATAFEAAMQKQFIENTTLIDALTDYLKKQDLHDCHFYIEGFAQFTAQEQALVAVLMQQASLTVALITDYVNYQQPPEKLSFFYQAERTYYQLYQQAKQNHIPIMTDQIATNQRVSPTLLALDRYWVASENHGQIPTAPEIDSTQLQVIGAENRYTELRYVAREIRRLVQTGHYRYRDFLIMTRHLAPYETMIAPIFTEYEVPYFCDLPETMAAHPLVAMLAALFDVKEHYYRYEDVMALLKTELLIPDDYQSVAEFRADLDLCENLILKSGYEGYDWLSAADWQYYRFGSFQDGVRTTEDEVLTERINRIRHYVQSVLPPFYKRLDSAKTGRDAAKVLYQFLIEQGVDRQLLNWRDQALAANQIALAGQPEQTWQTFMTMLDEYVTLLGDQPFELKGFWDLLAAGFNTAQYAQIPSTLDQVVLSESGMVQTKRRKITFMIGATDQVMPDQIETSALLSDHDRQLLTDRFNSEQFLTDPSASQMSFEPYLNYLAFLSGTEGLYFTYPLNNGEGANYTVSPYVDRIKNYFHLTEQRVLAEVIPTSTAPITGSWRSLLSDLIQVARQAQATQTLIPDQWQTVYRLLQQFPVSHYLTNQLLQSLAYHNQPVALTSDIVTGLYGNEIHTSISKLEEFYQNQYAYFLKYGLKLNERPIFELTPANTGDFYHQVLDQFIKMIQAQRLVLPDLDNQQIDALTDEILQKAYEQPEFKILNKSARMGYIRQQLSQTIKRVSRTLRDQSQRTNLKPLATEVLFGQVGAQQGLAGLEFELPNQRRVKVRGKIDRIDQLTLNDQAYLGIVDYKSSQHSFSFRDAYYGLALQMLTYLETVLQDQAAILPAQSKVKPAGAFYLHLQNPTMSLKQLNKQKLAQLQKGELDQLLLDQFKYDGLILNDETLLENLDTALESGYSPLFNFNRPKSGAFKSKQLVTLDELQQLIAHNDQLIKAAGEAIFAGKNALNPIMRPDRTNALTMSPYKSIFQFDAMLPENNYRQLSALDNQAVLAKIMNSEEERHE